A stretch of the Chelonoidis abingdonii isolate Lonesome George chromosome 11, CheloAbing_2.0, whole genome shotgun sequence genome encodes the following:
- the LOC116826302 gene encoding biglycan-like, translating to MLCVLLLAALLGLAGALPFEQTAFWDFSMDEGPALQNDEEASGIFPTSGVPDFEDVVTTYGGLCPFGCHCHLRVVQCSDLGLRTVPKEIAPDTKLLDLQNNQITELRRDDFKGLHHLYALVLVNNKISRVHEKAFSPLHRLQKLYISKNLLAEIPANLPPSLVELRIHDNKIRKVPKDVFKGLANMNCIGETGTLGSLPQRPTCQGPSYPGIPPASPSPRHPACQGPSYPGILPASPSPRHPNCQGPSYPGIPPASPSPRHPTSQGPIAPASRLPAHRPDISPASPSPQHPSCQPIAPASRLPAHCPGIPPARGPATLASHLPAHRPGIPPASPSPGHLACQPIAPDFS from the exons atgctgtgtgtgctgctcctggcagccctgctgggcCTGGCAGGGGCCCTGCCCTTCGAGCAAACCGCCTTCTGGGATTTCTCCATGGACGAGGGCCCGGCCCTGCAGAACGACGAGGAGGCCTCGGGCATCTTCCCCACCTCGGGGGTCCCTGACTTCGAGGACGTCGTCACCACCTACGGGGGCCTGTGCCCGTTCGGCTGCCACTGCCACCTGCGGGTGGTGCAGTGCTCTGACCTGG gCCTGAGAACGGTGCCCAAGGAAATCGCCCCCGACACAAAGCTGCTGGATCTGCAGAACAACCAGATCACGGAGCTGCGGCGGGACGACTTCAAGGGGCTGCATCACCTCTAC GCCCTGGTCCTGGTGAACAACAAGATCTCGCGGGTGCACGAAAAGGCCTTCAGCCCCCTGCACCGGCTGCAGAAACTCTACATCTCCAAGAACCTGCTGGCCGAGATCCCGGCCAACCTGCCGCCCTCCCTGGTCGAGCTGCGCATCCACGACAACAAGATCCGCAAGGTGCCCAAGGACGTCTTCAAGGGGCTCGCCAACATGAACTGCATCGGTGAGACAGGGACGCTGGGCTCATTGCCCCAGCGTCCTACCTGCCAGGGGCCCAGCTACCCTGGCATCCCGCCTGCCAGCCCATCGCCCCGGCATCCCGCCTGCCAGGGGCCCAGCTACCCTGGCATCCTGCCTGCCAGCCCATCGCCCCGGCATCCCAACTGCCAGGGGCCCAGCTACCCTGGCATCCCGCCTGCCAGCCCATCACCCCGGCATCCCACCTCCCAGGGGCCCATCGCTCCGGCATCCCGCCTGCCAGCCCATCGCCCCGACATCTCGCCTGCCAGCCCATCGCCCCAGcatccctcctgccagcccatcGCCCCAGCATCCCGCCTGCCAGCCCATTGCCCCGGCATCCCGCCTGCCAGGGGCCCAGCTACCCTGGCATCCCACCTGCCAGCCCATCGGCCTGGCATCCCGCCTGCCAGCCCATCACCCGGGCATCTCGCCTGCCAGCCCATCGCCCCG